In one window of Sphingomonas sp. BGYR3 DNA:
- a CDS encoding L-rhamnose mutarotase — protein sequence MALHAFRMQLKPGNLDAYRAAHDAIWPELVDLLHDAGISDYSIFHDADSNALFAVLTVTEPDGRAALPDHPVMKRWWDAMAPLMETHADNRPVEWPLDRVFHLA from the coding sequence GTGGCGCTCCACGCATTCCGGATGCAGTTAAAGCCGGGCAATCTCGACGCCTATCGCGCCGCACATGATGCCATCTGGCCGGAACTGGTCGACCTGCTGCACGACGCGGGCATCAGCGATTATTCGATCTTTCACGATGCGGACAGCAACGCCCTGTTCGCCGTGCTGACCGTGACCGAACCGGATGGCCGCGCCGCATTGCCCGATCATCCGGTGATGAAGCGGTGGTGGGACGCGATGGCCCCGTTGATGGAAACCCATGCCGACAACCGGCCGGTCGAATGGCCGCTGGACCGCGTGTTTCACCTGGCGTGA
- a CDS encoding glycosyl hydrolase family 28-related protein — protein MIPAPLPFPDHGARIVDVRSHGAVGDGWTLDTAAINAAVRAAAGGGMVLFPPGRYLSFSIRLHAGVTLVLAAGATLIGADPARHDGAYDPFEDRGDQLYQDFGHSHWHNSLIWGDGISDVAILGPGTIHGEGLTRDGPGARWQRQAGERPLSMAGMSAAEIAELEPDRAAMRGLGNKAIALRCVRNAHIAGLTIRDGGHFAILATGCEDLVIRDCAIDTDRDGIDLDCVARARIERCRVNTPNDDAIVIKTSLALGHAMPSEDIVIRDCTVSGWDRGTMLDGSHGRTQQLAPDRDRVTGRIKIGTESNGPFRRIRIERCRFERSRGLAIECVDGGSIADVVASDLVMTEVTTAPLFVRLGDRRRGPVGTGIGSIGGIRIERVTASGIDPRFAAQIVGLPSHPVRDVTLSGIRLDFAPSAAPIASPADPPELADAYPEPSMFGITPAWGLWCRHVVGLTLDRLTLDNAKDDPRPPIRLDDCAGCDAGMNAAPDQKAI, from the coding sequence TTGATCCCTGCCCCCCTGCCCTTTCCCGATCATGGCGCGCGCATCGTCGATGTGCGCAGCCATGGCGCGGTGGGCGACGGATGGACGCTCGACACGGCGGCGATCAACGCGGCGGTGCGCGCGGCGGCGGGTGGCGGCATGGTCCTGTTCCCGCCCGGCCGCTATCTCAGCTTTTCGATCCGGCTGCACGCTGGCGTCACGCTGGTGCTGGCGGCTGGTGCGACGCTGATCGGTGCGGATCCGGCGCGCCATGATGGTGCCTATGATCCGTTCGAGGATCGCGGGGATCAGCTGTATCAGGATTTCGGCCACAGCCATTGGCACAACAGCCTGATCTGGGGCGACGGGATCAGCGACGTCGCGATCCTCGGCCCCGGCACCATCCATGGCGAAGGGCTGACCCGCGACGGGCCGGGCGCCCGGTGGCAGCGTCAGGCGGGGGAGCGGCCGCTGTCGATGGCGGGGATGAGCGCGGCCGAAATCGCCGAGCTGGAACCGGACCGGGCGGCGATGCGGGGCCTTGGCAACAAGGCGATTGCCCTTCGCTGTGTCCGCAACGCCCATATCGCCGGGCTGACCATCCGTGACGGCGGCCATTTCGCCATTCTGGCCACGGGGTGCGAGGATCTGGTGATCCGCGACTGCGCCATCGACACCGATCGCGACGGCATCGACCTGGATTGCGTGGCCCGCGCGCGCATCGAGCGTTGCCGGGTCAACACGCCCAACGACGACGCCATCGTCATCAAGACCAGCCTTGCGCTGGGCCATGCCATGCCAAGCGAGGATATCGTGATCCGGGACTGCACCGTCAGCGGATGGGATCGCGGCACGATGCTGGACGGCAGCCATGGCCGCACGCAGCAGTTGGCGCCTGACCGTGACCGGGTGACCGGGCGGATCAAGATCGGCACGGAAAGCAACGGCCCGTTCCGCCGCATCCGCATCGAACGATGCCGGTTCGAACGGTCGCGTGGCCTGGCCATCGAATGTGTCGATGGCGGGTCGATCGCGGATGTGGTGGCCAGCGATCTGGTGATGACAGAAGTGACGACCGCGCCACTGTTCGTCCGGCTGGGCGACCGGCGGCGCGGCCCGGTGGGCACCGGCATCGGCAGCATCGGGGGCATCCGCATCGAACGGGTCACGGCCAGCGGCATCGACCCGCGCTTTGCCGCTCAGATCGTCGGCCTGCCTTCCCATCCGGTGCGCGACGTGACCCTGTCCGGCATCCGCCTGGATTTCGCGCCATCGGCTGCACCGATCGCGAGCCCCGCCGACCCCCCGGAACTGGCCGATGCCTATCCCGAACCCAGCATGTTCGGCATCACCCCCGCCTGGGGCCTGTGGTGCCGCCATGTCGTCGGCCTGACGCTGGACAGACTGACCCTGGACAATGCAAAGGATGACCCGCGCCCCCCGATCCGCCTCGATGATTGCGCGGGTTGCGATGCCGGCATGAATGCCGCTCCGGATCAGAAAGCCATTTGA
- a CDS encoding rhamnogalacturonan acetylesterase, whose product MAQTRWQLAGNGDGQPVAPDRPYADGAGYEPASTPANRLFSVAVAEGNHRVTITARAPAQKAARLTVKAEDRRLMIDRASIAPGKAWTTSFVVNTRTPAFPPPPANAPGGSRVLLPDGDLAGFSWDDKLTLEFIGDAVVQSVTVEPADVPTLYLVGDSTVTDQRGEPGASWGQMVTAMFDNRVAVANHARSGSTLKSFATDLRLAKLLSVLKPGDTLFIQFGHNDQKQNWPQTYADPVHVYPAMLRAYIAEARARGATPVIVTSPERRSFDGGRIRQTLADHVAAAKRVAAEEQVPLIDLNTASRRIYEALGPERAPLAFSDGGRDITHHNNYGAWLMAHAVADGVRRTIPALAPHVVAPPFDADQPLLPETFGVPASASIDRRRPDGN is encoded by the coding sequence ATGGCCCAGACCCGATGGCAACTTGCCGGCAATGGCGATGGACAGCCGGTCGCCCCCGACCGGCCCTATGCCGATGGCGCGGGCTATGAACCGGCCAGCACGCCCGCCAACCGGCTGTTCTCGGTCGCGGTGGCAGAGGGCAATCATCGCGTGACCATCACCGCCCGCGCGCCCGCTCAAAAGGCCGCGCGCCTGACCGTCAAGGCGGAGGACCGGCGTCTGATGATCGACCGGGCAAGCATTGCGCCGGGCAAGGCGTGGACGACCAGCTTTGTCGTCAACACCCGCACGCCCGCCTTTCCGCCCCCGCCCGCCAACGCGCCGGGCGGCAGCCGCGTCCTGTTGCCCGACGGCGATCTGGCGGGGTTCAGCTGGGACGACAAACTGACGCTGGAGTTCATCGGCGATGCCGTGGTGCAAAGCGTCACCGTCGAACCGGCCGACGTGCCGACGCTCTATCTGGTCGGAGATTCCACCGTCACCGATCAGCGGGGTGAGCCGGGGGCAAGCTGGGGACAGATGGTCACCGCCATGTTCGACAACCGCGTTGCCGTGGCCAACCATGCCCGGTCGGGATCGACCCTCAAATCCTTTGCCACTGACCTGCGCCTTGCCAAGCTGTTGTCGGTGCTGAAGCCGGGCGACACCCTGTTCATTCAGTTCGGCCATAATGATCAGAAACAGAACTGGCCGCAAACCTATGCCGATCCGGTCCATGTCTATCCCGCGATGCTGCGCGCCTATATCGCAGAGGCGCGGGCGCGCGGCGCAACGCCGGTGATCGTCACGTCGCCCGAACGGCGCAGCTTTGACGGCGGACGCATCCGCCAGACCCTGGCCGATCATGTCGCGGCGGCAAAGCGCGTGGCGGCAGAGGAGCAGGTGCCGCTGATCGACCTCAACACCGCCAGCCGCCGCATCTATGAGGCGCTGGGGCCGGAACGCGCGCCGCTGGCCTTCAGCGATGGCGGGCGCGATATCACGCATCACAACAATTACGGCGCCTGGCTGATGGCCCATGCGGTGGCCGACGGCGTGCGCCGCACCATCCCGGCGCTGGCCCCCCATGTCGTCGCCCCGCCCTTCGATGCGGACCAGCCGCTGTTGCCCGAAACCTTCGGCGTGCCTGCCAGCGCCAGCATCGACCGGCGGCGGCCGGACGGCAATTGA
- a CDS encoding Tat pathway signal sequence domain protein, with protein sequence MNRRHLLKGAATLPVLTTGLGTVAAAATPGRAAPVGLRWIDGDPATAPHGATVGTAWPRGAVRRGSDFAVTAGGKGVPAQSWITATWPDGSVKWAAHAILPGTAAGPLSVAPGRPARPARPLTLTERPDHLAIDTGAAQWRVARSGDAVIEAASIDGRAVIGPVRLVGSNRTGSPDAAAAPLTGMIEQVTVEQRGPVRAVIRVEGRHRGTDGRAWLPFVVRLYAYAGSSALRMVHSFIHDGDPARDFIASLGIEASVPMRDPLHDRHLRIATDGAPWAEAVRPLTGLRRDPGRVAREAQIAGRAAPPLAELSAAVRDRLDRIPAWGDVALEQPNANGFTIAKRTVPGHAWVPSAQGRRAPGLGYLGGASGGAAIGQRWFWQRHPSALHIADAATDTGRLIAWLWSPAAPAMDLRSYRGVLGMETFDAQNEGLDITYEDYEPGFDTASGAARTSELTLWALATTPDAATFDAMAAGVATPPQLMAEPASLHAAGVFGDWSLPDRSTPRRAMIEDHLDRMLDFYADEVEHRSWYGFWDHGDVMHSYDDDRHQWRYDIGGFAWANSELSPDLWLWYAAMRSADPRAFRLAEAMTRHTGEVDVYHLGRFAGLGTRHGVQHFSDSSKQPRVSTAAYRRIFYYLTADERTGDLMRALLGSEQRLADVVIERKVPGNTRETPPPGTVNMSFGTVWCSLAAAWLTEWERTGNRKWRDRLMAGMDSIGRMPAGWFAGGGFYHLETGRFLPSEGQSISHLNAVFGAVEVNAEIIALIDVPRYRSAWLDYCRNYNLSGEAFRAATGRARSGSANLKQGHSRLTAYAARADGNRALADRAAAEFLGAEAGLPLADGDPRVTLAGGGAEWPGMSTNAASQFGLAAIQLLALVPDALDRADLPAPRRPRRRQ encoded by the coding sequence ATGAACCGCAGGCATCTGCTGAAAGGCGCGGCTACCCTGCCCGTGCTGACCACCGGACTGGGCACGGTTGCGGCGGCCGCCACGCCCGGTCGCGCCGCGCCGGTCGGGCTGCGCTGGATCGACGGCGATCCGGCCACGGCACCGCATGGCGCGACAGTCGGCACGGCCTGGCCGCGCGGAGCGGTCCGCCGGGGTAGCGATTTTGCGGTCACCGCCGGGGGCAAGGGGGTTCCGGCGCAAAGCTGGATCACCGCCACCTGGCCCGATGGCTCGGTGAAATGGGCGGCGCACGCGATCCTGCCCGGCACTGCTGCCGGCCCGCTGTCCGTCGCGCCGGGCCGCCCGGCACGGCCCGCCCGCCCCCTGACCCTGACCGAACGGCCGGACCATCTGGCGATCGATACCGGCGCGGCGCAGTGGCGGGTCGCGCGCAGCGGCGATGCGGTGATTGAGGCCGCCAGCATCGACGGGCGCGCGGTCATCGGCCCCGTCCGGCTGGTCGGCAGCAACCGCACGGGCAGCCCGGATGCTGCCGCCGCACCCCTGACCGGCATGATCGAGCAGGTGACGGTGGAACAGCGCGGGCCGGTGCGCGCCGTGATCCGGGTGGAGGGGCGGCATCGCGGCACGGACGGGCGGGCATGGCTGCCCTTTGTCGTGCGCCTTTACGCCTATGCCGGATCGTCCGCGCTGCGCATGGTACACAGCTTTATCCATGACGGCGACCCGGCGCGGGATTTCATCGCCTCGCTGGGCATCGAAGCATCGGTGCCGATGCGCGATCCCCTGCACGACCGGCATCTGCGGATCGCAACCGATGGCGCGCCATGGGCAGAGGCGGTGCGACCGCTGACCGGCCTGCGCCGCGATCCCGGCCGCGTGGCGCGCGAGGCACAGATTGCCGGCCGCGCCGCGCCGCCTCTGGCGGAGCTATCGGCGGCGGTGCGCGATCGGCTCGACCGGATCCCCGCATGGGGCGATGTCGCGCTGGAACAGCCCAATGCCAATGGCTTCACCATCGCCAAGCGGACGGTGCCCGGCCATGCCTGGGTCCCGTCGGCTCAGGGGCGGCGCGCGCCCGGCCTCGGCTATCTGGGCGGCGCTTCGGGCGGGGCAGCGATCGGCCAGCGATGGTTCTGGCAACGGCATCCGTCGGCGCTGCACATCGCGGATGCGGCAACCGATACGGGGCGGCTGATCGCATGGCTCTGGTCGCCCGCCGCCCCCGCGATGGACCTTCGTTCCTATCGCGGCGTGCTGGGCATGGAGACGTTCGATGCCCAGAATGAGGGGCTGGACATCACGTACGAGGATTACGAACCGGGCTTCGACACGGCCAGCGGCGCTGCGCGGACCAGCGAGCTGACCCTGTGGGCGCTAGCCACCACGCCCGATGCCGCCACCTTCGATGCAATGGCAGCCGGGGTCGCCACGCCGCCGCAGTTGATGGCGGAACCGGCCAGCCTGCACGCCGCGGGCGTGTTCGGCGACTGGTCGCTGCCCGACCGCAGCACGCCGCGCCGCGCGATGATCGAGGATCATCTGGACCGGATGCTCGATTTCTATGCCGACGAGGTCGAACATCGCAGCTGGTACGGTTTCTGGGACCATGGCGATGTCATGCACAGCTATGACGACGACCGGCATCAGTGGCGGTACGACATTGGCGGCTTTGCCTGGGCGAACAGCGAACTCTCGCCCGACCTGTGGCTCTGGTACGCTGCGATGCGCAGTGCCGATCCCCGCGCCTTCCGCCTGGCAGAGGCGATGACCCGCCATACCGGAGAGGTCGATGTCTATCATCTCGGCCGGTTTGCCGGGCTGGGCACCCGCCACGGCGTCCAGCATTTTTCCGACAGTTCGAAACAGCCGCGCGTCAGCACGGCCGCCTATCGCCGCATCTTCTATTATCTGACCGCGGACGAGCGCACCGGCGACCTGATGCGCGCGCTGCTGGGGTCGGAGCAGCGGCTTGCCGATGTGGTGATCGAGCGAAAGGTGCCGGGAAACACGCGCGAAACGCCGCCGCCGGGCACGGTCAACATGTCGTTCGGCACCGTCTGGTGCTCGCTTGCCGCCGCATGGCTGACCGAATGGGAACGGACGGGGAATCGCAAATGGCGCGACCGGCTGATGGCGGGCATGGATTCCATCGGGCGGATGCCGGCGGGCTGGTTTGCGGGCGGCGGCTTCTATCACCTGGAAACCGGCCGCTTCCTGCCGAGCGAGGGACAGTCCATCTCGCACCTAAACGCCGTGTTCGGCGCGGTCGAGGTGAATGCAGAGATCATCGCCCTGATCGATGTGCCGCGATACCGGTCGGCGTGGCTGGATTATTGCCGCAACTATAATCTGTCGGGGGAGGCGTTCCGCGCGGCGACCGGCCGGGCGCGCTCCGGCTCCGCCAATCTGAAACAGGGTCATTCGCGCCTGACCGCCTATGCCGCCCGGGCCGATGGCAACCGCGCGCTGGCCGATCGGGCGGCAGCCGAGTTCCTGGGCGCAGAGGCGGGGCTGCCGCTGGCCGATGGCGATCCGCGCGTCACCCTGGCCGGTGGCGGGGCGGAATGGCCGGGCATGTCGACCAACGCCGCCTCGCAATTCGGGCTGGCCGCCATTCAGCTGCTGGCGCTGGTGCCCGATGCGCTGGACCGGGCCGATCTGCCTGCCCCCCGCCGCCCCCGGCGACGGCAATGA
- a CDS encoding DUF6250 domain-containing protein — protein sequence MRCFPSARLSRRAVTFGLPLATLAATARAAAPDPADWLIEAEDAAARVRFHGEIIDIETPAGLTLWHRRRLSGPTRIRFAARPITDGGPNDRLSDLNAFWMASDPASPDGDPRGRRSGQFEGYDSLRTYYVGIGGNGNTTTRMRRYTGRPGDRPLLPEHDRADAPALLRPDRWTQVELTADTGRIGVDRDGTPLFRWTDPSPYRAGWFGFRTTWSHWQLRDVRIETA from the coding sequence ATGCGCTGCTTTCCATCTGCCCGCCTGTCGCGCCGCGCCGTGACGTTCGGCCTGCCGCTCGCCACCCTTGCGGCAACGGCCCGTGCTGCCGCGCCCGACCCTGCCGACTGGCTGATCGAGGCGGAGGATGCCGCCGCGCGCGTCCGCTTTCACGGCGAGATCATCGACATCGAAACGCCCGCCGGCCTTACCCTCTGGCATCGCCGGCGCCTGTCCGGTCCTACCCGCATCCGCTTTGCCGCGCGGCCGATCACCGATGGCGGCCCGAATGACCGGTTGAGCGATCTCAACGCCTTCTGGATGGCCAGCGATCCGGCCAGCCCCGATGGCGACCCGCGCGGCCGCCGGTCCGGGCAGTTCGAGGGGTATGACAGCCTGCGCACCTATTATGTCGGCATCGGCGGCAACGGGAACACGACCACGCGGATGCGCCGCTATACCGGCCGCCCCGGCGACCGGCCGCTGCTGCCCGAACATGATCGCGCCGACGCCCCGGCGTTGCTCCGGCCGGACCGCTGGACCCAGGTGGAACTGACCGCCGACACCGGGCGCATCGGCGTCGACCGGGATGGCACCCCGCTGTTCCGATGGACCGACCCCAGCCCCTATCGCGCCGGCTGGTTCGGATTTCGCACCACCTGGAGCCATTGGCAGCTTCGCGACGTGAGGATTGAAACGGCATGA
- a CDS encoding PilZ domain-containing protein, whose product MRAASSLAYVENRAVDRDEVHFRARATGPGGRPLTLLIVNLSPHGLMARLDASIQQGDLIRVQLPVVGQVIVDVRWSLGGRIGGQFDPVLDRATYYQLLAHVMRG is encoded by the coding sequence ATGAGGGCAGCGAGCAGCCTAGCCTATGTCGAAAACCGCGCCGTCGATCGGGACGAGGTGCATTTTCGCGCTCGTGCGACCGGGCCGGGCGGGCGTCCGCTGACGCTGCTGATCGTCAACCTGTCGCCGCATGGCCTGATGGCGCGGCTGGATGCCAGTATTCAGCAGGGGGACCTGATCCGCGTTCAGCTTCCCGTTGTCGGCCAGGTGATCGTCGATGTGCGCTGGTCCCTTGGCGGCCGGATCGGCGGGCAGTTCGATCCCGTGCTCGACCGGGCGACTTATTATCAGCTGCTCGCCCATGTGATGCGCGGCTGA
- the tyrS gene encoding tyrosine--tRNA ligase produces MTEYASDLLRLLSSRGYVHQMTDAAALDALAVKQVVPGYIGFDPTAPSLHVGSLVQIMLLRRLQQTGHKPIVLMGGGTGKIGDPSFKDEARKLMTGDVIAANIASIKTVFERFLTFGDGPTDAVMLDNAEWLDALEYIPFLRDIGQHFSVNRMLSFDSVKLRLDREQSLSFLEFNYMILQAYDFLELSRRIGCRLQMGGSDQWGNIINGVELSRRVDGTEVYGVTTPLITTADGGKMGKTMSGAVWLNEDALPAYDYWQFWRNTDDRDVGRFLRLFTDLPLDEIARLEALEGAEINEAKKVLANEATAMCRGRDAAQAAAETARRTFEEGAAGGSLPTLAVSGSIAIVDALVGLGFAASKGEARRLIKGGGARVEGEKIADEAAMVTVAGEVRISAGKKHHGLLRPA; encoded by the coding sequence ATGACCGAATACGCATCCGACCTCCTCCGCCTGCTGTCCTCGCGCGGCTATGTGCACCAGATGACCGACGCGGCCGCGCTCGACGCGCTGGCCGTGAAACAGGTGGTGCCCGGCTATATCGGGTTCGATCCGACCGCGCCGTCGCTTCATGTCGGCAGCCTGGTTCAGATCATGCTGCTGCGCCGCCTGCAACAAACGGGGCACAAGCCCATCGTGCTGATGGGCGGCGGCACCGGCAAGATCGGCGACCCCAGTTTCAAGGACGAGGCGCGGAAGCTGATGACCGGGGATGTCATCGCGGCGAACATCGCGTCGATCAAGACGGTGTTCGAACGCTTCCTGACATTCGGCGACGGTCCGACCGATGCGGTGATGCTCGACAATGCCGAATGGCTCGACGCGCTGGAATATATCCCGTTCCTGCGCGACATCGGCCAGCATTTCAGCGTCAACCGGATGCTCAGCTTTGATTCGGTCAAGCTGCGCCTGGACCGCGAACAGTCCCTCAGCTTCCTCGAATTCAACTACATGATCCTTCAGGCGTACGACTTTCTGGAACTGTCGCGCCGCATCGGCTGCCGCCTGCAGATGGGCGGATCGGATCAGTGGGGCAACATCATCAACGGCGTGGAACTGTCGCGCCGCGTCGACGGGACCGAGGTTTACGGCGTCACCACGCCGCTGATCACCACGGCGGACGGCGGCAAGATGGGCAAGACCATGTCGGGCGCGGTCTGGCTGAACGAGGATGCGCTGCCCGCCTATGATTACTGGCAGTTCTGGCGGAACACCGACGACCGCGATGTCGGCCGGTTCCTGCGCCTGTTCACCGATCTGCCGCTGGACGAGATTGCCCGGCTGGAGGCGCTTGAGGGCGCGGAGATCAACGAAGCGAAGAAGGTGCTGGCGAACGAGGCGACCGCCATGTGCCGCGGCCGCGATGCCGCGCAGGCAGCAGCCGAAACCGCCCGCCGCACCTTCGAGGAAGGGGCCGCTGGCGGCTCGCTCCCGACGCTTGCAGTCAGCGGTTCGATCGCGATCGTCGATGCGCTGGTGGGCCTGGGCTTTGCGGCATCCAAGGGCGAGGCACGGCGGCTGATCAAGGGTGGCGGCGCACGGGTCGAGGGCGAAAAGATCGCGGACGAGGCGGCAATGGTGACCGTTGCCGGAGAGGTGCGGATTTCCGCCGGTAAAAAGCATCACGGCCTGTTGCGGCCGGCCTGA
- a CDS encoding SufE family protein, which translates to MTILADLHAEYEFLDPDDRYRMLIDLGRQLEPMPDALKTDATLVRGCSASVWVYAVQRDDGTLHFLADSNAAITKGIVALVLATVQDQPAATVAAADIEGALAPFDLRAQLSSNRTQGIPNMIALIRETAGRLVSDTH; encoded by the coding sequence ATGACCATCCTTGCCGATCTTCACGCCGAATATGAATTTCTGGACCCCGATGATCGCTACCGGATGCTGATCGATCTGGGTCGTCAGCTTGAACCCATGCCCGACGCCTTGAAAACCGACGCAACGCTCGTGCGCGGCTGTTCGGCCAGCGTGTGGGTTTATGCCGTGCAGCGGGACGATGGCACGCTGCATTTCCTGGCCGACAGCAATGCTGCGATTACCAAGGGGATCGTCGCGCTGGTGCTGGCAACCGTGCAGGATCAACCGGCCGCAACCGTGGCGGCGGCCGATATCGAAGGGGCACTGGCGCCGTTCGATCTTCGCGCCCAGCTCAGCTCGAACCGGACACAGGGTATTCCGAACATGATCGCCCTGATCCGCGAAACCGCAGGTCGGCTTGTTAGCGACACGCACTGA
- a CDS encoding cell division protein ZapB gives MSWSGPGFVIAIIAISTIGWVINSWIRAKHGYPVENEWGGTTALGFDGLEEDYPNAVRKIALLTSENEKLNGKVSRLEERIAVLERIATDPAQRIAREIDSLR, from the coding sequence ATGAGTTGGAGTGGACCCGGTTTCGTCATCGCCATCATCGCGATCTCGACCATCGGATGGGTGATCAACAGCTGGATCCGGGCAAAGCACGGCTATCCGGTGGAAAACGAATGGGGCGGCACCACTGCCCTGGGGTTTGACGGACTGGAGGAAGATTATCCCAACGCCGTCCGCAAGATCGCCCTGCTGACCAGCGAGAATGAAAAGCTGAACGGCAAGGTATCGCGGCTGGAGGAACGGATCGCGGTCCTCGAACGGATCGCCACCGACCCGGCCCAGCGGATCGCCCGCGAAATCGACAGCCTGCGCTGA
- the pspC gene encoding envelope stress response membrane protein PspC produces MSASRTKFYTDKHNGKWMGVCAGLADYTGIDVTIIRVSTVILTLATSGWVLIGYLVMGWVAPKKPLGLYETREDEKFWQGVRSNPRRSTSEVRSKLRDIDRRLADIEIFYTSRNRRLADEIDSLR; encoded by the coding sequence ATGTCCGCCAGCCGCACCAAATTTTACACCGACAAGCATAATGGCAAGTGGATGGGCGTGTGCGCCGGGCTTGCCGACTATACCGGCATCGATGTCACGATCATCCGGGTGTCCACGGTCATCCTGACCCTGGCGACCAGCGGATGGGTGCTGATCGGTTACCTGGTCATGGGTTGGGTGGCCCCGAAAAAGCCGCTTGGCCTGTATGAAACCCGTGAGGATGAGAAGTTCTGGCAGGGCGTGCGCAGCAATCCGCGCCGTTCGACCAGCGAGGTCCGCTCAAAGCTGCGCGATATCGACCGCCGCCTGGCTGACATCGAAATCTTCTACACCAGCCGCAACCGTCGCCTGGCCGACGAAATCGACAGCCTGCGCTGA
- the pspB gene encoding envelope stress response membrane protein PspB → MEDILVPIGVVGMLFIGLPWVIMHYVTKWKQAATITGEDEKLLDELYHTARRLDERLETIERIIAADNPDFRPAQSSQSEDPSFDYSRRN, encoded by the coding sequence ATGGAGGACATTCTGGTTCCCATCGGCGTCGTCGGGATGCTGTTCATCGGCCTTCCCTGGGTGATCATGCACTATGTCACCAAGTGGAAGCAGGCGGCGACCATCACCGGCGAGGACGAAAAGCTCCTCGACGAGCTTTACCACACCGCCCGGCGGCTGGACGAACGGCTCGAAACGATCGAGCGCATCATCGCCGCCGACAACCCCGACTTCCGCCCCGCTCAGTCGAGCCAGTCGGAAGACCCGTCCTTCGATTACAGCAGGAGGAACTGA
- the pspA gene encoding phage shock protein PspA yields the protein MGIFSRTRDIIAANVTDLLDKAEDPAKMIRMIILEMEETLVEVRASAARTIADQKEIRRHIAKLEGLQGSWTEKAELALSKGREDLAKAALTEKQKAADMADQLSAEIVVLDDALKASEADITKLQNKLREARARQSSIVTRLESANNRARMREVYSGSRITEAFSRFDVLERRVDMAEGRADALGMGQPAKTLEEEIAELKSSEKVDAELAALKARLNKEG from the coding sequence ATGGGTATCTTTTCCCGCACCCGCGATATCATCGCCGCAAACGTCACCGACCTGCTCGACAAGGCGGAGGATCCGGCCAAGATGATCCGCATGATCATCCTCGAAATGGAGGAGACGCTGGTCGAGGTGCGCGCAAGCGCCGCCCGCACCATCGCGGATCAGAAGGAAATCCGCCGCCATATCGCCAAGCTGGAAGGGCTTCAGGGAAGCTGGACCGAAAAGGCCGAGCTGGCGCTGAGCAAGGGCCGCGAGGACCTGGCCAAGGCCGCGCTGACCGAAAAGCAGAAGGCGGCCGACATGGCCGACCAGCTGTCGGCCGAGATCGTGGTGCTGGACGATGCCCTGAAGGCATCCGAAGCGGACATCACCAAGCTGCAGAACAAGCTGCGCGAAGCCCGTGCCCGCCAGTCGTCGATCGTCACTCGTCTGGAAAGCGCCAACAACCGCGCCCGGATGCGTGAAGTCTATTCGGGCAGCCGCATCACCGAGGCGTTCAGCCGCTTCGATGTGCTGGAACGCCGCGTGGACATGGCCGAAGGCCGCGCCGACGCACTGGGCATGGGTCAGCCCGCCAAGACGCTCGAGGAGGAAATCGCCGAGCTGAAGTCGTCGGAAAAGGTCGATGCCGAGCTGGCCGCGCTGAAGGCCCGCCTGAACAAGGAGGGCTGA